ATGGGCCACGGAGTCAAGATCTTCAACGCCGCCTGTAAAGGCTGTGTCAACTGCATCAAATCCTGCCCCACCGAAGCGATCCGGGTGGTGGACGGCCGGGTGCGGATCATTCCGGAACTCTGCATCGACTGCGGCGAATGTCTGCGCACCTGTACCAAGAAGGCCCTCGGCATGGACGAGGATGACTGGGATACCCTCCGTACGGCCGGGGATCTCCAGGTGATGAGTGACCCCACACTCTACGCGCAGCTCGGTTCCTACCGGCGTCCCGGTGTGGTCCGCGATGCGCTCTCCCATTTCGGCGTACGGGAGGTGGCCTCGGAGGTGCCCCTGGCCTACGATGTGGGGGCCTACGCCATCGCCAGGGCCCTGGAGGAGGCGGAACCGGGCCGGAAGCCGCTGATCTCCACATACTGTCCCGCCATCGTCCGGCTGGTGCAGGTGCGTTTTCCCGAGCTGCTGCCGCGGCTTGTTCCGGTGGAGTCCCCCCTGGAGATCGCCGGACAGATCTGGCGCCGGGACCACAGGGATTCCAACCTCACCCTGGTGGCGCCCTGCCCGGCCAAGATCACGCTGGTCCGCGAACCCGTGGGGCGGGAGAAAAGCTCCTTCACCTCCGTGGTGGCCGTCAAGCGGGTGACCCGGGATCTCCTCGCCTCCGGGGCCACGGCGGAGGTGCCGCAGAAACCCATGGAGAATATCCGCTGGCTGATGTGGGCCCTCCGGGGCGGGGAGACCAGGCATGTGACCCAGTTCCTCGACCGGCCGGTGAAAACCATGGTGGTGTCGGGGCTGCGCAACACCCTGGATCTCCTGCAGGAGCTGGAACTGGGTCATCTCCCCGGTGTGGACTATGTGGAGTGCCGGGTCTGTGATCTGGGATGTATCGGCGGGATCGGGAATGCGGAGACCCGCTTTCTCTCGGAGA
This genomic window from Synergistales bacterium contains:
- a CDS encoding 4Fe-4S dicluster domain-containing protein, whose product is MGHGVKIFNAACKGCVNCIKSCPTEAIRVVDGRVRIIPELCIDCGECLRTCTKKALGMDEDDWDTLRTAGDLQVMSDPTLYAQLGSYRRPGVVRDALSHFGVREVASEVPLAYDVGAYAIARALEEAEPGRKPLISTYCPAIVRLVQVRFPELLPRLVPVESPLEIAGQIWRRDHRDSNLTLVAPCPAKITLVREPVGREKSSFTSVVAVKRVTRDLLASGATAEVPQKPMENIRWLMWALRGGETRHVTQFLDRPVKTMVVSGLRNTLDLLQELELGHLPGVDYVECRVCDLGCIGGIGNAETRFLSEIRLRELPVRWELTEHEFGEVQELYDQGIWKLKVSPRATQSRTLGKNVAESMNRLQKLKKVYDELPHIDCGACGRPTCHALAEDIVRGEGEVTDCIFKLRDRISTLAREIADLSGHVPHTLRNREED